One Ktedonobacteraceae bacterium DNA segment encodes these proteins:
- a CDS encoding polymorphic toxin-type HINT domain-containing protein encodes MRDRPRGGAAGNAAPAADEGCSFSATTKVATAQGEQAIGTIRPGEEVEAYNPQTQHMELEPILHVWINHDHDLVDLTLTTSKPAQHGKPATRTSEVIHTNQKHPFLTREKGFLPVGQIKLGMHILRAGGTYGVVTRWKSVPGASVMYNLEVAQDHTFTVGNGQWVVHNSDCYDLAAKADELLNQGGNISAVATSNVRTAAGDIITATNYSPGEIMIGDTPAVRNLWGGCCAETHIGARIVEALRNGGAVEGDEIVIGLRHAGDIGPCGNCVINLYTLAREAGYTVRVSFFDGLGFNVWTFNP; translated from the coding sequence ATGAGAGACCGGCCGAGGGGGGGAGCAGCGGGCAATGCGGCCCCTGCCGCCGATGAGGGATGTAGCTTTAGCGCCACTACTAAGGTAGCGACCGCGCAAGGTGAGCAGGCGATTGGGACGATCCGGCCAGGAGAGGAAGTTGAGGCCTATAATCCCCAGACCCAGCACATGGAACTCGAGCCCATCCTGCATGTGTGGATCAACCACGACCACGACCTGGTGGATCTGACGCTGACAACAAGCAAGCCAGCGCAGCATGGCAAGCCTGCGACCAGGACAAGCGAAGTGATTCACACCAACCAGAAGCATCCCTTCTTGACCAGGGAAAAGGGGTTCCTGCCGGTGGGGCAGATCAAATTGGGGATGCATATATTGCGGGCCGGTGGCACGTATGGGGTCGTGACGAGGTGGAAGAGTGTGCCTGGGGCCAGCGTGATGTATAATCTGGAGGTCGCACAGGATCATACCTTCACGGTGGGGAATGGGCAGTGGGTGGTCCATAACTCGGACTGTTATGATCTAGCCGCCAAAGCAGATGAGCTTCTGAATCAAGGGGGAAATATTAGTGCAGTCGCCACTTCAAATGTTAGAACTGCTGCAGGTGATATCATTACCGCAACAAATTATTCCCCGGGTGAAATAATGATTGGAGATACTCCTGCAGTAAGAAATCTATGGGGAGGGTGTTGTGCTGAGACCCATATTGGTGCTCGAATTGTGGAGGCACTAAGGAATGGAGGGGCAGTCGAAGGTGACGAAATCGTGATAGGATTACGCCATGCGGGAGACATCGGCCCATGCGGAAATTGCGTCATTAACTTATATACGCTGGCACGGGAAGCCGGTTATACAGTTAGAGTAAGTTTCTTTGACGGTTTAGGTTTTAATGTATGGACTTTTAATCCATAG
- a CDS encoding HAD family phosphatase has product MSIKAVVFDIGGVLEITPSTGWVEKWEAQLDLKPGELHERLADVWRGGSLGTIAEEDVQKRTGDILGLDQGQVEALMADLWEEYLGTLNSELADYFAGLRPRYRTALLSNSFVGARGKEQERYHFADICDLLIYSHEERVAKPERRIFEVLCERLGVLPQEIIFLDDVEANIAAAREFGIHAILFRETRQAIADIQFCLQSS; this is encoded by the coding sequence ATGTCCATTAAAGCAGTTGTTTTTGATATCGGCGGAGTACTGGAAATTACACCCTCGACAGGCTGGGTTGAAAAATGGGAGGCGCAACTTGATCTGAAGCCGGGGGAGCTGCATGAACGACTCGCGGACGTGTGGAGAGGTGGCAGCCTGGGCACCATCGCGGAAGAGGATGTTCAAAAGCGTACCGGCGACATCCTGGGGTTGGATCAGGGGCAAGTCGAGGCGTTAATGGCCGATCTATGGGAAGAGTATCTTGGCACTCTCAATAGTGAACTTGCCGACTACTTCGCCGGCCTGCGCCCGCGCTATCGAACCGCCTTGCTCAGCAATAGCTTTGTAGGCGCCAGGGGCAAAGAGCAGGAGCGTTACCATTTTGCTGATATATGCGATCTCCTCATTTATTCTCATGAGGAGAGAGTAGCCAAGCCGGAGAGACGTATCTTTGAAGTGCTCTGCGAACGTCTAGGCGTGCTGCCGCAAGAAATAATCTTCCTGGATGACGTCGAGGCCAACATCGCTGCCGCTCGCGAGTTTGGTATCCATGCTATCCTCTTTCGAGAAACCAGGCAGGCCATCGCAGACATTCAGTTCTGCTTACAAAGCTCTTGA
- a CDS encoding glycoside hydrolase family 52 protein, whose translation MRLGDRTVRRFHPSVFGILLLIITFPWLLVSGGALANHPPAPTNPVRTAACPCPGRSTGIGTSRCLYRACPLQLDRRLPVQTFNNNSNFNDANAKFGSRFDFIISPGTDSVQSGTGGLFHDNSASYIVGIAPGGEHSTSIFHMGRLNAAQGDSYMLNERWTLGLDTSRWEGDASDGSGMHITVDFIDSFLGEPGCTFISNCARSVQDDTVPVLLIGISLQNTSHKTRTGKFLFGSNRPLSSGDNGCVRHTTPGGTVVNVLSYATGSDTAGGTLFLAGNNAQWHCNTAIADRAGLSWHYSIGPAQTRTTYMLIGGWNPSQNLFINTQLPPGCQGEEMYAAREWASINQVVDFAIDNLSSGDNLLGRAQAMENILIQNNVLTPVQRWVIADSLRSYKANTWLVGRQDCAGNGYDAAVYEGNAGFLSTVDVLYDYGYFEINRVPWFFRGELSTVFKNATSDAFGVYFQHDAGGDVAASGACAIVGHGTPTIRASCYPSLFGGSPMPTEEDSNVALLAAYYASLTGDMSLLTDNNHANMTLIDGAMLHNQAVGDPATGIAYNFQDTNTTFDDEQDCLHNNTPGAGNLYYQGLKEAGAYLATAFLDGQVAGDNNGNTWKRDAAKIENAMLREYKTRGFIPLAENNNAYSNCDGRSVTLGDGLFYLYLTGQDSAVNPTLLHDLAQQYPADLSANTLSSPSMIALESTRANNASCPGSGCPRYEWFSKVMLSGIVADLIYTQHGCASCKRLDVTDAVFQLNAGFPQNFGEGLRDTGQLWPGNYYPRGLISWAFLDAGY comes from the coding sequence ATGCGTTTGGGAGATCGGACCGTGCGGCGTTTTCATCCATCTGTATTCGGCATACTCCTGCTTATCATTACCTTCCCCTGGCTCCTGGTATCTGGCGGTGCATTGGCAAACCATCCCCCAGCCCCTACCAACCCTGTAAGGACAGCGGCCTGTCCCTGTCCTGGTCGGAGTACGGGGATAGGAACAAGCCGCTGTCTCTACAGGGCCTGTCCTCTACAGCTTGACCGCCGGCTTCCCGTCCAGACCTTCAACAACAATAGCAACTTCAATGATGCCAACGCGAAATTTGGTTCGCGTTTTGACTTTATCATTTCGCCCGGCACCGATTCCGTGCAAAGCGGCACCGGCGGCCTCTTTCATGACAATAGCGCCAGCTATATTGTGGGCATCGCTCCCGGTGGCGAACATAGCACATCGATTTTTCATATGGGCAGGCTCAACGCCGCGCAGGGAGATAGCTACATGCTGAATGAACGCTGGACGCTTGGACTGGATACGAGTCGCTGGGAAGGGGACGCCAGCGACGGATCAGGCATGCACATCACCGTGGACTTCATCGACTCCTTTTTGGGCGAACCTGGCTGCACATTTATCTCCAATTGCGCCCGTTCCGTGCAGGATGACACCGTGCCCGTCCTGCTTATCGGGATCAGCCTGCAAAACACGAGCCACAAAACGCGGACCGGCAAATTTCTCTTCGGCAGCAATCGCCCTCTGTCCTCTGGTGATAATGGCTGCGTCCGGCACACCACGCCTGGTGGCACCGTCGTGAATGTCCTCTCATATGCCACCGGTTCCGATACAGCCGGCGGCACGCTCTTCCTGGCAGGAAATAACGCGCAATGGCATTGCAACACTGCTATTGCCGACCGCGCCGGCCTCTCCTGGCACTACAGCATCGGCCCGGCACAAACTCGCACAACCTATATGCTCATCGGCGGCTGGAACCCCAGCCAGAATCTCTTCATCAATACGCAGTTGCCGCCCGGCTGCCAGGGCGAGGAGATGTACGCGGCGCGCGAATGGGCTTCTATCAATCAGGTAGTGGATTTCGCCATCGACAATCTCTCCAGCGGCGATAACCTGTTGGGGCGCGCGCAGGCAATGGAGAACATCCTGATACAAAATAATGTGCTGACACCTGTGCAGCGCTGGGTAATCGCCGACTCGCTGCGCAGCTACAAAGCCAATACCTGGCTCGTAGGGCGGCAGGACTGCGCCGGAAACGGCTACGACGCGGCTGTCTACGAGGGCAACGCCGGCTTCCTCTCCACCGTCGATGTGCTGTACGATTATGGCTACTTCGAGATCAACCGCGTGCCCTGGTTCTTCCGCGGCGAGTTATCCACTGTGTTTAAGAATGCCACATCCGATGCGTTTGGCGTGTACTTCCAGCATGATGCCGGAGGCGACGTAGCCGCTAGCGGCGCTTGTGCGATAGTGGGTCATGGCACACCAACTATTCGCGCCTCCTGCTACCCCTCGCTTTTTGGCGGCTCGCCAATGCCAACCGAGGAAGATTCCAACGTCGCGCTGCTGGCCGCTTACTACGCCAGTCTCACAGGCGATATGTCTCTATTAACGGATAACAACCATGCCAACATGACATTGATCGACGGCGCCATGCTGCACAACCAGGCCGTAGGCGATCCCGCCACCGGCATTGCCTATAACTTCCAGGACACCAACACGACCTTTGACGACGAGCAGGATTGCCTGCATAACAACACCCCCGGCGCAGGCAACCTCTACTATCAAGGTCTCAAGGAAGCCGGCGCTTACCTTGCTACCGCCTTTCTCGATGGGCAGGTCGCGGGAGACAACAATGGCAATACCTGGAAGCGCGATGCCGCGAAAATCGAAAATGCCATGCTGCGCGAATATAAGACGCGTGGCTTCATCCCGCTCGCCGAGAACAACAACGCCTACAGCAATTGTGATGGGCGTTCGGTAACCCTGGGCGACGGCCTCTTTTACCTGTACCTCACCGGCCAGGATAGCGCGGTGAATCCCACGCTTTTACATGACCTCGCACAACAATATCCGGCAGACCTCAGCGCCAACACCCTCTCTTCACCGTCAATGATCGCCCTCGAATCCACGCGGGCCAATAATGCTTCATGTCCAGGCAGCGGCTGCCCGCGCTACGAATGGTTCAGCAAAGTCATGCTTTCGGGCATCGTTGCCGATCTCATCTATACGCAGCATGGATGCGCATCCTGCAAGCGCCTGGATGTGACAGACGCCGTATTTCAACTCAACGCGGGCTTCCCCCAAAATTTTGGCGAAGGCCTGCGCGATACCGGGCAACTCTGGCCCGGCAACTACTATCCACGCGGGCTGATTAGCTGGGCGTTTTTGGACGCGGGGTATTAG